A single Tachypleus tridentatus isolate NWPU-2018 chromosome 9, ASM421037v1, whole genome shotgun sequence DNA region contains:
- the LOC143227153 gene encoding uncharacterized protein LOC143227153: MGSAMVCCKIPSTASVFTAELYTISLALDHIAAEQYSNCTTYTDSLSSILALESLHVGSHPVLADYQNRLAHFSLTATSIQFFWIPGHVGIYRNKLADTTAKSVCSGTIATMPIPHMDYGLVFKARLRANWQSSWSEQRDNKLFQIKPYIGLWPSSFRKVWKEEVVLTRLHIGHSFLTHRFLLPRTDAPMCSLCNTQITISHILLSCHRYNSQRRQYFKHVLSQGLSVTLDSVIDHGDTVHLVEVFSLMTIDLFNLI, encoded by the coding sequence atgggctctgctatggtttgctgcaaaattccctctacagcttctgtgttcactgctgaactgtataccatatctcttgccctggatcatattgcagctgagcagtactccaactgcactacttatactgactcgcttagttctatactggctctggaatcactacacgttggctcacaccctgttcttgctgattatcaaaaccgactggcccatttctcattaactgctacttctatccagtttttctggataccaggccatgttggtatttacaggaacaagcttgcagacacCACAGCAAAATCTGTCTGCTCCGGCACTATCGCCACTATGCCTATTCCgcacatggactatggtcttgtattcaaggctcggctccgtgccaacTGGCAGTCGagttggagtgagcaacgcgacaacaagctttttcaaataaaaccctatattgggctttggccatctagcttccgtaaagtttggaaggaggaagttgttctaactagactacacattggtcacagttttttaactcatcgttttcttttacctcgaactgatgcaccaatgtgtagtttgtgtaacactcaaatcactatcagccacattttactttcttgccatcgttacaattctcaacgacggcaatattttaaacatgttctgtcccaaggtttgtctgtaacattggacagtgttattgatcatggtgacactgttcaccttgttgaagtttttagtttaatgaccattgatctttttaatctcatttaa